One Panicum virgatum strain AP13 chromosome 9K, P.virgatum_v5, whole genome shotgun sequence genomic region harbors:
- the LOC120652438 gene encoding uncharacterized protein LOC120652438 isoform X3, protein MEVLAFGSVPLKTYLPDGDIDLTVLGNTSYDSTLVNDVSCILESEEQNSDAEFVVKDLEQINAEVRLVKCTIGNIIVDISFNQTGGICALCFLELVDRKVGKNHLVKRSIILIKAWCYYESRLLGAQHGLISTYALEVLILYIFNLFHKSLHSPLEVLYRFLEYFSKFDWDNYCISLNGPVALSSLPNLIVEATVTRIDDLLFDKEFLKSSVDKATVPPRSSDACYTRFRPKHLNIIDPLKECNNLGRSVNRASFHRIRTAFLYGARKLGHILMLPPEVIPDEVYGFFKTTLGRNGSGVRPDTGSNGAFHASFGTGEALLEDIYSMNISYDEQHENTISYHLSKSLGDKNLHFGKNGPTHLNSSFPRVHNTALSTGLSTRSSNSVCHAPEQNSSFYQSNGHAGSRNCYSNHEVEQVCHYTAKAFHMDDRPSIQSQVPVEKQDLRPPPLSLPDLSGDLDSQFRCLRQVQYHLEYLFDGFLQSVHEASSADMFRNHIPAHSVLFNSDAGMPRLLLPSSAKSNGGNTSPVFCSRSTEYVSQHLQNENPLDRTWQKNVSLPSGTNFSSNGLSPSSSNADSEVSSVSWCCSSEDSAEMHGSGTDMHFSIKRYDIHKERLVPSTENGKTLSNQPLRFESNHSSGTGARFVSPREQVAQDARTKELPIGQALKIQGYVRSDRKIVEKLNFHTQKKFVRHEDEARHVPKYCQDLCSNKNFLQKQYDTDMESTPAPSAMNQMPKHQSFNIPNTTKCAGASLCKNLPIKQRFGTSKEHEIFDWPTKQRPICEPLNLENRRSGWDCSKKISAGKQNCYNHKEHLPFVGGTGDMPCSNAVNSPNGLEREINSNNLVENGSRLRPLLPEVLLSCHNINSQEMPPVSNTSQSYFPVANGQPLETIEFGSLGPFALKSNRTTNTQTAITDAPPLVLQRYRAATTENRPPGSCKVGDEDEFPPLSAGIRIFMGA, encoded by the exons ATGGAG GTTCTTGCATTTGGATCGGTTCCACTTAAGACTTATCTTCCTGATGGGGATATCGATCTTACTGTCCTTGGAAATACATCTTATGATAGTACTTTGGTTAATGATGTTTCCTGCATCCTTGAGTCTGAGGAGCAGAACAGTGATGCTGAATTTGTAGTGAAGGACTTGGAACAAATCAATGCTGAG GTCAGGCTTGTTAAATGCACTATTGGAAATATTATAGTTGATATCTCATTCAATCAAACTGGCGGGATCTGCGCACTCTGCTTCCTTGAGCTG GTTGATCGTAAAGTTGGTAAGAACCATCTAGTTAAAAGGAGCATCATATTGATCAAGGCATGGTGCTATTATGAAAGTCGCCTACTAGGAGCTCAACATGGACTAATATCCACATATGCGCTGGAAGTACTTATCCTTTACATATTCAATCTATTTCACAAATCTCTCCACAGCCCTCTGGAG GTTCTTTATAGGTTTCTGGAATATTTTAGCAAGTTTGACTGGGACAACTATTGCATAAGTTTAAATGGCCCTGTTGCTTTGTCATCTTTGCCAAACTTAATTG TTGAAGCTACAGTTACACGTATTGATGACTTACTGTTTGACAAAGAGTTCCTTAAGAGCTCAGTGGATAAAGCAACTGTACCTCCAAGAAGTTCTGATGCATGCTATACGAGATTTCGTCCGAAACATCTAAACATAATTGATCCACTGAAGGAGTGCAACAATCTTGGCAGAAGTGTGAACAGAG CTAGCTTTCATCGTATTCGAACAGCTTTCTTATATGGTGCTCGAAAGCTTGGCCATATCCTCATGTTACCACCAGAAGTTATTCCTGATGAAGTTTACGGTTTTTTCAAAACCACTTTGGGAAGGAATGGAAGTGGGGTAAGACCAGATACTGGCAGCAATGGTGCATTTCATGCTTCCTTTGGTACTGGTGAGGCTCTTTTGGAAGATATATATAGTATGAATATCTCTTATGATGAACAGCATGAGAACACAATTTCTTATCATCTTTCAAAGAGCTTGGGTGATAAGAACTTACATTTTGGAAAGAATGGACCTACACATTTAAATAGTTCTTTTCCAAGGGTCCACAACACTGCATTAAGTACTGGTTTAAGTACGAGGTCATCCAATTCTGTCTGTCATGCACCCGAACAAAATTCATCATTTTACCAAAGTAACGGTCACGCTGGCAGTAGAAATTGTTACTCCAACCATGAAGTGGAGCAGGTATGTCACTATACTGCCAAAGCCTTCCACATGGATGATAGGCCATCAATACAGTCACAAGTTCCTGTGGAAAAACAAGATCTTCGTCCTCCACCATTGAGCTTGCCTGATCTATCAGGGGATTTGGATTCACAATTTAGATGCCTGCGCCAAGTTCAGTACCACCTCGAATACTTGTTTGATGGGTTTTTGCAGTCTGTTCACGAAGCATCTTCTGCTGATATGTTTCGCAATCACATTCCTGCCCATAGTGTCTTGTTCAACAGCGATGCAGGAATGCCAAGGCTACTATTGCCTTCATCTGCTAAAAGCAATGGAGGGAATACATCTCCTGTTTTTTGTTCTCGGAGCACGGAATATGTTTCACAGCATTTACAGAATGAGAACCCGTTGGACAGGACTTGGCAGAAGAACGTTTCATTGCCCTCTGGAACAAATTTTTCATCCAACGGACTCTCACCATCTTCTTCTAATGCTGATTCAGAGGTTTCTTCTGTTTCATGGTGTTGTAGCTCTGAGGATAGTGCTGAGATGCATGGAAGCGGAACCGACATGCACTTTTCAATAAAG AGATATGATATTCACAAAGAGCGATTGGTGCCTTCAACAGAGAATGGGAAAACACTGTCAAATCAACCATTGAGGTTTGAAAGCAACCACAGCTCAGGCACAGGAGCAAGATTTGTGTCTCCCAGGGAGCAAGTTGCACAAGATGCTAGAACCAAGGAACTACCAATAGGTCAAGCATTGAAGATACAAGGATACGTTCGATCAGATAGGAAAATTGTCGAAAAGCTCAATTTTCATACTCAAAAGAAATTTGTTCGACACGAAGATGAAGCAAGGCATGTACCAAAGTACTGCCAGGATTTATGCTCGAACAAGAACTTTTTGCAAAAGCAATATGATACTGACATGGAGTCTACACCAGCTCCCAGTGCAATGAATCAGATGCCAAAACATCAATCATTTAACATTCCAAATACTACAAAGTGTGCTGGAGCTAGCCTATGCAAGAACTTGCCCATAAAGCAGAGATTTGGCACTAGCAAAGAGCATGAGATATTTGATTGGCCGACAAAGCAAAGACCGATTTGCGAGCCATTGAATCTGGAAAACAGACGAAGTGGCTGGGATTGCTCAAAGAAGATATCAGCTGGAAAACAAAATTGTTATAACCACAAGGAGCACCTGCCTTTTGTAGGAGGCACAGGGGACATGCCATGTAGCAATGCAGTAAACTCTCCAAATGGTTTAGAAAGGGAGATTAATTCAAACAATCTCGTTGAAAATGGAAGTCGCCTAAGGCCACTGCTGCCAGAGGTGTTACTTTCTTGTCATAACATCAATAGCCAAGAGATGCCTCCAGTATCTAATACTTCTCAATCATACTTCCCTGTTGCAAATGGTCAACCATTGGAGACTATTGAGTTTGGATCTTTGGGCCCTTTTGCATTGAAATCAAACAGAACTACTAACACACAAACTGCCATTACAGATGCCCCTCCATTGGTGTTACAGAGGTATAGAGCTGCCACAACCGAAAACAG GCCCCCAGGATCTTGCAAAGTGGGTGATGAAGATGAATTCCCACCTCTTAGTGCTGGGATCCG AATTTTCATGGGAGCATAG
- the LOC120652438 gene encoding uncharacterized protein LOC120652438 isoform X1: protein MAAGGRGPLAPAPAPEAVPAAAGAAADEVVRRVRPTEASERRRAEVVDYARRLVGSALGCEVLAFGSVPLKTYLPDGDIDLTVLGNTSYDSTLVNDVSCILESEEQNSDAEFVVKDLEQINAEVRLVKCTIGNIIVDISFNQTGGICALCFLELVDRKVGKNHLVKRSIILIKAWCYYESRLLGAQHGLISTYALEVLILYIFNLFHKSLHSPLEVLYRFLEYFSKFDWDNYCISLNGPVALSSLPNLIVEATVTRIDDLLFDKEFLKSSVDKATVPPRSSDACYTRFRPKHLNIIDPLKECNNLGRSVNRASFHRIRTAFLYGARKLGHILMLPPEVIPDEVYGFFKTTLGRNGSGVRPDTGSNGAFHASFGTGEALLEDIYSMNISYDEQHENTISYHLSKSLGDKNLHFGKNGPTHLNSSFPRVHNTALSTGLSTRSSNSVCHAPEQNSSFYQSNGHAGSRNCYSNHEVEQVCHYTAKAFHMDDRPSIQSQVPVEKQDLRPPPLSLPDLSGDLDSQFRCLRQVQYHLEYLFDGFLQSVHEASSADMFRNHIPAHSVLFNSDAGMPRLLLPSSAKSNGGNTSPVFCSRSTEYVSQHLQNENPLDRTWQKNVSLPSGTNFSSNGLSPSSSNADSEVSSVSWCCSSEDSAEMHGSGTDMHFSIKRYDIHKERLVPSTENGKTLSNQPLRFESNHSSGTGARFVSPREQVAQDARTKELPIGQALKIQGYVRSDRKIVEKLNFHTQKKFVRHEDEARHVPKYCQDLCSNKNFLQKQYDTDMESTPAPSAMNQMPKHQSFNIPNTTKCAGASLCKNLPIKQRFGTSKEHEIFDWPTKQRPICEPLNLENRRSGWDCSKKISAGKQNCYNHKEHLPFVGGTGDMPCSNAVNSPNGLEREINSNNLVENGSRLRPLLPEVLLSCHNINSQEMPPVSNTSQSYFPVANGQPLETIEFGSLGPFALKSNRTTNTQTAITDAPPLVLQRYRAATTENRPPGSCKVGDEDEFPPLSAGIRIFMGA from the exons ATGGcggcgggagggagggggcctctggcgccggcgccggcgccggaggcggtgccggcggcggcgggggccgcggCGGACGAGGTGGTGCGCCGCGTGCGGCCCACGGAGGcctccgagcgccgccgcgcggaggTCGTCGACTACGCGCGGAGGCTCGTCGGCTCCGCGCTCGGCTGCGAG GTTCTTGCATTTGGATCGGTTCCACTTAAGACTTATCTTCCTGATGGGGATATCGATCTTACTGTCCTTGGAAATACATCTTATGATAGTACTTTGGTTAATGATGTTTCCTGCATCCTTGAGTCTGAGGAGCAGAACAGTGATGCTGAATTTGTAGTGAAGGACTTGGAACAAATCAATGCTGAG GTCAGGCTTGTTAAATGCACTATTGGAAATATTATAGTTGATATCTCATTCAATCAAACTGGCGGGATCTGCGCACTCTGCTTCCTTGAGCTG GTTGATCGTAAAGTTGGTAAGAACCATCTAGTTAAAAGGAGCATCATATTGATCAAGGCATGGTGCTATTATGAAAGTCGCCTACTAGGAGCTCAACATGGACTAATATCCACATATGCGCTGGAAGTACTTATCCTTTACATATTCAATCTATTTCACAAATCTCTCCACAGCCCTCTGGAG GTTCTTTATAGGTTTCTGGAATATTTTAGCAAGTTTGACTGGGACAACTATTGCATAAGTTTAAATGGCCCTGTTGCTTTGTCATCTTTGCCAAACTTAATTG TTGAAGCTACAGTTACACGTATTGATGACTTACTGTTTGACAAAGAGTTCCTTAAGAGCTCAGTGGATAAAGCAACTGTACCTCCAAGAAGTTCTGATGCATGCTATACGAGATTTCGTCCGAAACATCTAAACATAATTGATCCACTGAAGGAGTGCAACAATCTTGGCAGAAGTGTGAACAGAG CTAGCTTTCATCGTATTCGAACAGCTTTCTTATATGGTGCTCGAAAGCTTGGCCATATCCTCATGTTACCACCAGAAGTTATTCCTGATGAAGTTTACGGTTTTTTCAAAACCACTTTGGGAAGGAATGGAAGTGGGGTAAGACCAGATACTGGCAGCAATGGTGCATTTCATGCTTCCTTTGGTACTGGTGAGGCTCTTTTGGAAGATATATATAGTATGAATATCTCTTATGATGAACAGCATGAGAACACAATTTCTTATCATCTTTCAAAGAGCTTGGGTGATAAGAACTTACATTTTGGAAAGAATGGACCTACACATTTAAATAGTTCTTTTCCAAGGGTCCACAACACTGCATTAAGTACTGGTTTAAGTACGAGGTCATCCAATTCTGTCTGTCATGCACCCGAACAAAATTCATCATTTTACCAAAGTAACGGTCACGCTGGCAGTAGAAATTGTTACTCCAACCATGAAGTGGAGCAGGTATGTCACTATACTGCCAAAGCCTTCCACATGGATGATAGGCCATCAATACAGTCACAAGTTCCTGTGGAAAAACAAGATCTTCGTCCTCCACCATTGAGCTTGCCTGATCTATCAGGGGATTTGGATTCACAATTTAGATGCCTGCGCCAAGTTCAGTACCACCTCGAATACTTGTTTGATGGGTTTTTGCAGTCTGTTCACGAAGCATCTTCTGCTGATATGTTTCGCAATCACATTCCTGCCCATAGTGTCTTGTTCAACAGCGATGCAGGAATGCCAAGGCTACTATTGCCTTCATCTGCTAAAAGCAATGGAGGGAATACATCTCCTGTTTTTTGTTCTCGGAGCACGGAATATGTTTCACAGCATTTACAGAATGAGAACCCGTTGGACAGGACTTGGCAGAAGAACGTTTCATTGCCCTCTGGAACAAATTTTTCATCCAACGGACTCTCACCATCTTCTTCTAATGCTGATTCAGAGGTTTCTTCTGTTTCATGGTGTTGTAGCTCTGAGGATAGTGCTGAGATGCATGGAAGCGGAACCGACATGCACTTTTCAATAAAG AGATATGATATTCACAAAGAGCGATTGGTGCCTTCAACAGAGAATGGGAAAACACTGTCAAATCAACCATTGAGGTTTGAAAGCAACCACAGCTCAGGCACAGGAGCAAGATTTGTGTCTCCCAGGGAGCAAGTTGCACAAGATGCTAGAACCAAGGAACTACCAATAGGTCAAGCATTGAAGATACAAGGATACGTTCGATCAGATAGGAAAATTGTCGAAAAGCTCAATTTTCATACTCAAAAGAAATTTGTTCGACACGAAGATGAAGCAAGGCATGTACCAAAGTACTGCCAGGATTTATGCTCGAACAAGAACTTTTTGCAAAAGCAATATGATACTGACATGGAGTCTACACCAGCTCCCAGTGCAATGAATCAGATGCCAAAACATCAATCATTTAACATTCCAAATACTACAAAGTGTGCTGGAGCTAGCCTATGCAAGAACTTGCCCATAAAGCAGAGATTTGGCACTAGCAAAGAGCATGAGATATTTGATTGGCCGACAAAGCAAAGACCGATTTGCGAGCCATTGAATCTGGAAAACAGACGAAGTGGCTGGGATTGCTCAAAGAAGATATCAGCTGGAAAACAAAATTGTTATAACCACAAGGAGCACCTGCCTTTTGTAGGAGGCACAGGGGACATGCCATGTAGCAATGCAGTAAACTCTCCAAATGGTTTAGAAAGGGAGATTAATTCAAACAATCTCGTTGAAAATGGAAGTCGCCTAAGGCCACTGCTGCCAGAGGTGTTACTTTCTTGTCATAACATCAATAGCCAAGAGATGCCTCCAGTATCTAATACTTCTCAATCATACTTCCCTGTTGCAAATGGTCAACCATTGGAGACTATTGAGTTTGGATCTTTGGGCCCTTTTGCATTGAAATCAAACAGAACTACTAACACACAAACTGCCATTACAGATGCCCCTCCATTGGTGTTACAGAGGTATAGAGCTGCCACAACCGAAAACAG GCCCCCAGGATCTTGCAAAGTGGGTGATGAAGATGAATTCCCACCTCTTAGTGCTGGGATCCG AATTTTCATGGGAGCATAG
- the LOC120652442 gene encoding reticulon-like protein B16, producing MDAGGGAEAAANGGIEGSADPCSSAAAGGHKLSVHQIAGGGKAADFILWRRGRVTFGVIFGATMAWLLFEKSGLSFLTICCDIFLILILVQFLRVKLAGLLNRQPRPLPELVLSEEMVSNAAASFRVKVNNMLMIAHDITLGKDFRLFFQVVLVLWLLSVIGNFCSSITLAYIGTIALVTIPALYNKYQGHVDRYAGMVHRNISRHYKIVDENVISRLPRSFIRDKQD from the exons ATGGACGCCGGCGGAggggcggaggccgccgccaaCGGCGGGATCGAGGGCTCCGCCGACCCCTGCagctcagccgccgccggcgggcacAAGCTCTCTGTCCACCaaatcgccggcggcgggaaaG CTGCTGATTTCATCTTATGGAGGCGAGGGCGTGTTACATTTGGTGTTATATTTGGTGCTACTATGGCATGGTTGTTGTTTGAGAAGTCTGGACTGTCATTCTTGACCATCTGCTGTGATATATTTCTCATCTTAATACTTGTGCAGTTCCTAAGGGTTAAACTAGCTGGATTGCTAAATAG GCAGCCTAGGCCACTACCTGAGTTAGTTCTatcagaggagatggttagcaACGCTGCAGCTTCATTCCGCGTCAAAGTCAATAACATGCTAATGATAGCGCATGATATTACTCTTGGCAAGGACTTCCGGCTCTTTTTCCAG GTTGTGCTTGTCCTTTGGCTATTATCTGTAATTGGCAATTTCTGCTCTTCTATTACTCTTGCTTACATAG GAACCATTGCTTTGGTCACAATACCTGCATTGTACAACAAGTACCAGGGGCACGTTGATAGGTATGCAGGAATGGTCCACCGGAACATATCAAGGCATTACAAGATAGTTGACGAAAATGTGATCAGTAGACTACCGAGAAGCTTTATCAGAGATAAACAAGACTGA
- the LOC120652439 gene encoding uncharacterized protein LOC120652439 has product MPAPKWFQKLRRKKGKQQAAACGSEAADAAAARADNRPTGQRPAPPAAACAVSPNRASYYFASADRARQDKELPCAADMALDVRVDVVHRRAGDRRLGGLDAPPGTPELKLRRIVTRPAVADAWESGGGFSSASATTSAATTPSTRARGFHVKPAGGRRRHHHRRRRDHDGGASKKGKATVAAEQEAEEPASPLRRHGPARRRRWLYESLVVVKASSDPEREMAESMVEMVVANGIRSPEDLEELLACYLALNAAEHHRAVVAAFRHVWSLLARHRLLV; this is encoded by the coding sequence ATGCCGGCGCCCAAATGGTTCCAGAAGCTcaggaggaagaagggcaaGCAGCAAGCCGCAGCATGCGGAAGCGAAgccgccgacgcggcggcggcgcgcgcggacaATCGTCCGACCGGCcagcgcccggcgccgccggcggcggcgtgcgccgtGTCGCCGAACAGGGCGTCCTACTACTTCGCCAGCGCGGACCGCGCGCGCCAGGACAAGGAgctgccctgcgccgccgacATGGCGCTGGACGTCCGCGTCGACGTGGTGCACCGCCGCGCGGGGGACCGGCGGCTCGGCGGGCTCGACGCGCCGCCGGGGACGCCCGAGCTCAAGCTGCGGCGCATTGTCACGAGGCCGGCCGTCGCCGACGCgtgggagagcggcggcggcttcagCAGCGCCAGCGCGACGACGTCGGCCGCCACGACGCCGTCGACCAGGGCGCGCGGGTTCCACGTGAAGCCGGCCGGCGGCAGGAGGCGGCATcatcatcggcggcggcgcgaccacGACGGAGGCGCGAGCAAGAAGGGGAAGGCGACAGTGgctgcggagcaggaggcggaggagccggCGTCGCCGTTGCGGCGGCACGGGcccgcgaggcggcggcggtggctgtaCGAGAGCCTGGTGGTGGTGAAGGCGTCGTCGGACCCGGAGCGGGAGATGGCGGAGAGCATGGTGGAGATGGTGGTGGCCAACGGCATCCGGTCGCCGGAGGACCTGGAGGAGCTCCTGGCGTGCTACCTCGCGCTCAACGCCGCCGAGCACcaccgcgccgtcgtcgccgcgttCCGCCACGTGTGGTCCCTCCTCGCCAGGCACAGGCTGCTCGTCTAG
- the LOC120652438 gene encoding uncharacterized protein LOC120652438 isoform X2, with product MAAGGRGPLAPAPAPEAVPAAAGAAADEVVRRVRPTEASERRRAEVVDYARRLVGSALGCEVLAFGSVPLKTYLPDGDIDLTVLGNTSYDSTLVNDVSCILESEEQNSDAEFVVKDLEQINAEVRLVKCTIGNIIVDISFNQTGGICALCFLELVDRKVGKNHLVKRSIILIKAWCYYESRLLGAQHGLISTYALEVLILYIFNLFHKSLHSPLEVLYRFLEYFSKFDWDNYCISLNGPVALSSLPNLIVEATVTRIDDLLFDKEFLKSSVDKATVPPRSSDACYTRFRPKHLNIIDPLKECNNLGRSVNRASFHRIRTAFLYGARKLGHILMLPPEVIPDEVYGFFKTTLGRNGSGVRPDTGSNGAFHASFGTGEALLEDIYSMNISYDEQHENTISYHLSKSLGDKNLHFGKNGPTHLNSSFPRVHNTALSTGLSTRSSNSVCHAPEQNSSFYQSNGHAGSRNCYSNHEVEQVCHYTAKAFHMDDRPSIQSQVPVEKQDLRPPPLSLPDLSGDLDSQFRCLRQVQYHLEYLFDGFLQSVHEASSADMFRNHIPAHSVLFNSDAGMPRLLLPSSAKSNGGNTSPVFCSRSTEYVSQHLQNENPLDRTWQKNVSLPSGTNFSSNGLSPSSSNADSEVSSVSWCCSSEDSAEMHGSGTDMHFSIKRYDIHKERLVPSTENGKTLSNQPLRFESNHSSGTGARFVSPREQVAQDARTKELPIGQALKIQGYVRSDRKIVEKLNFHTQKKFVRHEDEARHVPKYCQDLCSNKNFLQKQYDTDMESTPAPSAMNQMPKHQSFNIPNTTKCAGASLCKNLPIKQRFGTSKEHEIFDWPTKQRPICEPLNLENRRSGWDCSKKISAGKQNCYNHKEHLPFVGGTGDMPCSNAVNSPNGLEREINSNNLVENGSRLRPLLPEVLLSCHNINSQEMPPVSNTSQSYFPVANGQPLETIEFGSLGPFALKSNRTTNTQTAITDAPPLVLQRYRAATTENRPPGSCKVGDEDEFPPLSAGIR from the exons ATGGcggcgggagggagggggcctctggcgccggcgccggcgccggaggcggtgccggcggcggcgggggccgcggCGGACGAGGTGGTGCGCCGCGTGCGGCCCACGGAGGcctccgagcgccgccgcgcggaggTCGTCGACTACGCGCGGAGGCTCGTCGGCTCCGCGCTCGGCTGCGAG GTTCTTGCATTTGGATCGGTTCCACTTAAGACTTATCTTCCTGATGGGGATATCGATCTTACTGTCCTTGGAAATACATCTTATGATAGTACTTTGGTTAATGATGTTTCCTGCATCCTTGAGTCTGAGGAGCAGAACAGTGATGCTGAATTTGTAGTGAAGGACTTGGAACAAATCAATGCTGAG GTCAGGCTTGTTAAATGCACTATTGGAAATATTATAGTTGATATCTCATTCAATCAAACTGGCGGGATCTGCGCACTCTGCTTCCTTGAGCTG GTTGATCGTAAAGTTGGTAAGAACCATCTAGTTAAAAGGAGCATCATATTGATCAAGGCATGGTGCTATTATGAAAGTCGCCTACTAGGAGCTCAACATGGACTAATATCCACATATGCGCTGGAAGTACTTATCCTTTACATATTCAATCTATTTCACAAATCTCTCCACAGCCCTCTGGAG GTTCTTTATAGGTTTCTGGAATATTTTAGCAAGTTTGACTGGGACAACTATTGCATAAGTTTAAATGGCCCTGTTGCTTTGTCATCTTTGCCAAACTTAATTG TTGAAGCTACAGTTACACGTATTGATGACTTACTGTTTGACAAAGAGTTCCTTAAGAGCTCAGTGGATAAAGCAACTGTACCTCCAAGAAGTTCTGATGCATGCTATACGAGATTTCGTCCGAAACATCTAAACATAATTGATCCACTGAAGGAGTGCAACAATCTTGGCAGAAGTGTGAACAGAG CTAGCTTTCATCGTATTCGAACAGCTTTCTTATATGGTGCTCGAAAGCTTGGCCATATCCTCATGTTACCACCAGAAGTTATTCCTGATGAAGTTTACGGTTTTTTCAAAACCACTTTGGGAAGGAATGGAAGTGGGGTAAGACCAGATACTGGCAGCAATGGTGCATTTCATGCTTCCTTTGGTACTGGTGAGGCTCTTTTGGAAGATATATATAGTATGAATATCTCTTATGATGAACAGCATGAGAACACAATTTCTTATCATCTTTCAAAGAGCTTGGGTGATAAGAACTTACATTTTGGAAAGAATGGACCTACACATTTAAATAGTTCTTTTCCAAGGGTCCACAACACTGCATTAAGTACTGGTTTAAGTACGAGGTCATCCAATTCTGTCTGTCATGCACCCGAACAAAATTCATCATTTTACCAAAGTAACGGTCACGCTGGCAGTAGAAATTGTTACTCCAACCATGAAGTGGAGCAGGTATGTCACTATACTGCCAAAGCCTTCCACATGGATGATAGGCCATCAATACAGTCACAAGTTCCTGTGGAAAAACAAGATCTTCGTCCTCCACCATTGAGCTTGCCTGATCTATCAGGGGATTTGGATTCACAATTTAGATGCCTGCGCCAAGTTCAGTACCACCTCGAATACTTGTTTGATGGGTTTTTGCAGTCTGTTCACGAAGCATCTTCTGCTGATATGTTTCGCAATCACATTCCTGCCCATAGTGTCTTGTTCAACAGCGATGCAGGAATGCCAAGGCTACTATTGCCTTCATCTGCTAAAAGCAATGGAGGGAATACATCTCCTGTTTTTTGTTCTCGGAGCACGGAATATGTTTCACAGCATTTACAGAATGAGAACCCGTTGGACAGGACTTGGCAGAAGAACGTTTCATTGCCCTCTGGAACAAATTTTTCATCCAACGGACTCTCACCATCTTCTTCTAATGCTGATTCAGAGGTTTCTTCTGTTTCATGGTGTTGTAGCTCTGAGGATAGTGCTGAGATGCATGGAAGCGGAACCGACATGCACTTTTCAATAAAG AGATATGATATTCACAAAGAGCGATTGGTGCCTTCAACAGAGAATGGGAAAACACTGTCAAATCAACCATTGAGGTTTGAAAGCAACCACAGCTCAGGCACAGGAGCAAGATTTGTGTCTCCCAGGGAGCAAGTTGCACAAGATGCTAGAACCAAGGAACTACCAATAGGTCAAGCATTGAAGATACAAGGATACGTTCGATCAGATAGGAAAATTGTCGAAAAGCTCAATTTTCATACTCAAAAGAAATTTGTTCGACACGAAGATGAAGCAAGGCATGTACCAAAGTACTGCCAGGATTTATGCTCGAACAAGAACTTTTTGCAAAAGCAATATGATACTGACATGGAGTCTACACCAGCTCCCAGTGCAATGAATCAGATGCCAAAACATCAATCATTTAACATTCCAAATACTACAAAGTGTGCTGGAGCTAGCCTATGCAAGAACTTGCCCATAAAGCAGAGATTTGGCACTAGCAAAGAGCATGAGATATTTGATTGGCCGACAAAGCAAAGACCGATTTGCGAGCCATTGAATCTGGAAAACAGACGAAGTGGCTGGGATTGCTCAAAGAAGATATCAGCTGGAAAACAAAATTGTTATAACCACAAGGAGCACCTGCCTTTTGTAGGAGGCACAGGGGACATGCCATGTAGCAATGCAGTAAACTCTCCAAATGGTTTAGAAAGGGAGATTAATTCAAACAATCTCGTTGAAAATGGAAGTCGCCTAAGGCCACTGCTGCCAGAGGTGTTACTTTCTTGTCATAACATCAATAGCCAAGAGATGCCTCCAGTATCTAATACTTCTCAATCATACTTCCCTGTTGCAAATGGTCAACCATTGGAGACTATTGAGTTTGGATCTTTGGGCCCTTTTGCATTGAAATCAAACAGAACTACTAACACACAAACTGCCATTACAGATGCCCCTCCATTGGTGTTACAGAGGTATAGAGCTGCCACAACCGAAAACAG GCCCCCAGGATCTTGCAAAGTGGGTGATGAAGATGAATTCCCACCTCTTAGTGCTGGGATCCGGTGA